One Doryrhamphus excisus isolate RoL2022-K1 chromosome 17, RoL_Dexc_1.0, whole genome shotgun sequence genomic region harbors:
- the ing4 gene encoding inhibitor of growth protein 4, translated as MAAGMYLEHYLDSIENLPFELQRNFNLMRDLDQRTEDLKGQIDSLAKEYTSNARTLSSEQKLSILRQIQQSYSKCKEFGDDKVQLAMQTYEMVDKHIRRLDTDLARFEADLKEKQIESTDYDSTSSKGKKGDTRQKEKKSAKTRSKVKSSDEDGSPKSTQKKVKLLQTGEFNSPSSNFGNVHPSDVLDMPVDPNEPTYCLCHQVSYGEMIGCDNTDCSIEWFHFACVGLTTKPRGKWYCPRCSQDRKRK; from the exons atggcggcggggATGTATTTGGAGCATTATTTGGACA gcatagaaaacctgcccTTCGAGTTGCAGAGAAACTTCAATTTGATGAGAGATTTAGATCAACGCACAGAAG ATCTTAAAGGACAGATAGACTCCCTTGCTAAAGAATACACTTCAAATGCACGGACTCTCTCCTCCGAGCAAAAGCTCTCCATCCTGAGGCAAATTCAGCAGTCGTACAGCAAATGCAAAGAATTTGGAGATGACAAAGTACAGCTGGCAATGCAGACCTATGAGATG GTTGACAAGCATATAAGACGTCTTGACACAGACCTGGCCCGATTTGAAGCTGACCTGAAGGAAAAACAGATTGAGAGCACAGATTATGATTCCACTTCCAGTAAAGGGAAGAAAG GAGATACCAGACAGAAGGAAAAGAAGTCTGCTAAAACAAGATCTAAAGTGAAGAGCTCCGATGAAGACGGCAGTCCCAAGAGCACCCAAAAGAAAGTCAAACTCCTTCAAAC GGGAGAATTCAACAGCCCCTCTTCCAACTTTGGGAATGTGCACCCGTCTGATGTGCTGGACATGCCGGTGGACCCCAACGAGCCCACCTACTGTCTGTGCCATCAGGTGTCTTATGGCGAGATGATCGGCTGTGACAACACTGAT TGCTCCATTGAGTGGTTCCACTTCGCATGTGTTGGCCTGACAACCAAACCAAGAGGAAAATG GTATTGTCCACGCTGTTCTCAAGACAGAAAGAGAAAGTAA